The uncultured Desulfobulbus sp. genome window below encodes:
- a CDS encoding IS91 family transposase — translation MKQQIELADVLRLYGEQYIRSHKVSGEQRKVMAAIQACRTSQLGGHQEVCNHCGYTRNCYNSCRNRHCPKCQTMTKEKWLEKRRQELLPCSYFHMVFTVPHVLNPLILANRRVLLSSLFTAVRDTIIASAADPQWHLVGKPGMLTILHTWSQTLINHFHIHCLIPAGVLSADGTRWISSKKNFLFPVTALAKAFKKRYLNLIEEIAGEVTPAEACTVSLQQAWEKKWIVYAKKPFAGPEQVLTYLGRYTHRIAISNHRIKAMTNDTVVFSYKDRSDNGVTKEMALPAMEFIRRFLLHVLPYRFTKIRYFGFLANNCKGKAILLIRRLLGKAMQLAQPCKESIQEMLLRLIGKDILCCPECHHGKMIYIGLLVADSG, via the coding sequence ATGAAACAGCAGATTGAACTGGCTGACGTCCTTCGCCTTTATGGGGAACAGTACATTCGCAGCCATAAGGTAAGCGGAGAGCAACGAAAAGTCATGGCCGCCATCCAGGCATGCAGAACCTCACAACTCGGCGGGCATCAGGAAGTGTGCAACCATTGCGGATACACCCGGAACTGCTACAACTCCTGTAGAAATCGGCACTGCCCCAAATGTCAAACCATGACCAAAGAAAAATGGCTGGAAAAACGCAGGCAAGAATTGTTGCCCTGCAGTTATTTTCATATGGTTTTCACTGTGCCGCATGTTCTTAACCCGCTGATTCTCGCAAACAGGAGGGTTCTGTTGTCCAGCCTCTTCACCGCGGTTCGGGATACCATTATTGCATCTGCAGCCGATCCACAGTGGCACCTTGTCGGAAAGCCGGGAATGCTCACCATTCTTCACACTTGGAGTCAGACGCTCATCAATCATTTCCATATTCACTGCCTCATTCCTGCTGGAGTCCTGTCCGCGGATGGTACACGGTGGATCAGCAGCAAAAAAAATTTTCTCTTCCCTGTCACTGCTTTGGCTAAAGCATTCAAGAAACGATATCTCAATCTCATAGAAGAAATAGCTGGGGAGGTTACTCCAGCAGAGGCGTGCACAGTTTCCCTGCAACAGGCGTGGGAGAAGAAATGGATTGTTTACGCAAAGAAGCCTTTTGCCGGGCCGGAGCAGGTTCTAACTTATCTTGGCCGTTACACGCATCGCATCGCGATTTCCAACCATCGCATCAAAGCCATGACTAACGACACTGTTGTGTTCAGCTATAAAGACAGAAGCGACAACGGGGTAACCAAAGAGATGGCTTTGCCTGCGATGGAATTCATTCGCAGATTTTTGCTGCATGTGTTGCCGTACAGGTTCACAAAAATCCGCTACTTTGGTTTTCTTGCCAACAACTGTAAGGGGAAGGCGATTTTGTTAATACGAAGGTTGCTCGGCAAAGCGATGCAGCTAGCCCAACCTTGTAAAGAAAGTATTCAGGAAATGCTGTTGCGCCTGATTGGAAAGGATATTTTGTGTTGTCCTGAGTGCCATCACGGGAAAATGATCTATATCGGCCTATTGGTAGCCGACAGCGGCTAA
- a CDS encoding IS91 family transposase, with translation MDLATLVHQYYDVFMARFGKTILPDQRKALDAILRCRTPASGELYVQCPDCQQGQWRPLSCGNRHCPRCQNHLTSLWIDKQREKLLPVPYFMVTFTLPYQLRSLAYRHQGEVYSLMFRCAAEVLRSFARNAKSLGAEIGMTMVLHTHSRRLEFHPHIHVLIPGGGIDQQARVWKKLSGKYLFNGFALAKAFRGKFLAGADAIGLRITDKVPKKWVVHCDHMGTGAPALKYLARYLYRGVIGEKNIVANTNGEVTFRYRDSATGTMQKRTLRGEEFLRLLLQHVLPNGFRRLREYGFLHGNAKKIRMLVQLVLHVVIRPQPPRPRPVFACPHCKQTMRIVCFRNDYRQPG, from the coding sequence ATGGACCTGGCCACTCTTGTTCACCAATATTACGATGTCTTCATGGCGCGGTTCGGCAAAACTATCCTGCCGGACCAACGCAAGGCCCTTGATGCGATTCTCCGTTGCCGAACGCCTGCTTCCGGAGAACTCTACGTGCAGTGCCCTGACTGTCAGCAAGGTCAGTGGCGCCCGCTCTCCTGTGGCAACCGCCATTGCCCACGCTGCCAAAATCACCTGACCAGTCTCTGGATCGACAAACAACGGGAAAAGCTCCTGCCTGTGCCCTATTTCATGGTGACCTTTACCTTGCCCTATCAGCTGCGTTCGTTGGCTTATCGTCACCAGGGAGAGGTCTATTCGCTCATGTTCCGGTGTGCTGCCGAAGTCCTACGTTCATTCGCCCGCAATGCAAAATCTTTGGGCGCCGAGATCGGCATGACCATGGTCTTGCACACCCATTCAAGGAGACTGGAATTTCACCCGCATATCCACGTCCTGATCCCTGGAGGTGGCATTGACCAACAGGCTCGGGTTTGGAAAAAGCTCTCGGGGAAATATCTCTTCAACGGTTTTGCCTTGGCCAAAGCCTTTCGCGGTAAGTTCCTGGCCGGAGCAGATGCTATCGGCTTGCGGATCACAGACAAAGTCCCGAAAAAATGGGTTGTCCACTGCGACCATATGGGCACCGGCGCACCGGCCTTGAAATACCTCGCAAGGTATTTGTACCGAGGCGTGATTGGAGAAAAAAACATCGTTGCCAATACCAACGGCGAAGTAACCTTTAGGTACCGGGACAGCGCTACCGGGACAATGCAGAAGAGGACGCTTAGGGGAGAAGAGTTTCTGCGTCTGCTTCTTCAACATGTCCTGCCAAACGGGTTTAGGCGGCTGCGCGAATATGGATTCCTGCACGGGAATGCGAAAAAAATCCGTATGCTGGTCCAGTTGGTCCTGCACGTCGTTATCAGGCCGCAGCCGCCCCGTCCCCGACCAGTGTTTGCTTGTCCGCACTGCAAGCAAACGATGCGTATTGTGTGCTTTAGAAATGATTACCGCCAACCTGGGTAA